The following coding sequences lie in one Sorex araneus isolate mSorAra2 chromosome 4, mSorAra2.pri, whole genome shotgun sequence genomic window:
- the LOC129404390 gene encoding olfactory receptor 2AE1-like translates to MRQSNQSSLAEFILEGLFDDSHTHVFLFSLTMVVALVAVSGNSLTILLICADRRLHTPMYFLLSQLSLMDLMFLITTVPKMAANYLSGRKSISFVGCATQHFLYVAVAGAECVLLTLMSYDRYVAICHPLHYAVIMSRKVALMMAVTSWLAASMNSFIHTVILMHFPFCGSRTIHHFYCEFPAVVKLVCGDISEYERTVYISGIMFLLIPILLVSTSYGFILHSVIQMRSAGSKRNAFATCSSHLSVVSLWFGACIFSYMRPRSQRTPLQNKVGSVFYSIITPTLNPLIYTLRNKDVAKAVKRVLRRDVAV, encoded by the coding sequence ATGAGGCAGAGCAATCAGTCCTCGCTGGCCGAATTCATCCTCGAAGGGCTCTTCGATGACTCCCACACCCacgtctttcttttctccttgaccaTGGTGGTCGCCCTTGTTGCTGTGAGTGGCAACTCCCTCACCATCCTCCTCATCTGTGCTGACCGTCGGctgcacacacccatgtacttccTGCTGAGTCAGCTCTCCCTCATGGACCTGATGTTCCTCATCACCACTGTCCCCAAGATGGCTGCCAACTACCTGTCAGGCAGGAAGTCCATCTCCTTTGTGGGCTGTGCTACCCAGCACTTCCTCTACGTGGCAGTGGCAGGGGCCGAGTGTGTTCTCCTAACTCTCATGTCCTATGACCGTTATGTTGCCATCTGTCACCCACTGCATTATGCTGTTATCATGAGCAGGAAGGTGGCTCTGATGATGGCTGTCACGTCATGGTTGGCAGCATCCATGAACTCCTTCATTCATACCGTGATCTTGATGCATTTCCCTTTCTGTGGGTCTCGAACAATCCACCACTTCTATTGTGAGTTTCCTGCTGTTGTGAAATTGGTATGCGGAGACATCAGTGAGTATGAGAGGACTGTTTATATCAGTGGGATCATGTTCCTCCTCATCCCAATCCTCTTGGTCTCTACCTCCTATGGCTTCATCCTCCACAGTGTCATTCAGATGCGATCTGCTGGGAGTAAGAGAAATGCCTTTGCCACTTGTAGTTCTCATCTGTCGGTGGTTTCTCTCTGGTTTGGTGCCTGCATCTTCTCATATATGAGACCCAGGTCCCAGCGCACTCCACTGCAAAACAAGGTTGGTTCCGTGTTTTATAGCATCATCACCCCGACCCTGAATCCTCTCATTTATACTCTCCGCAATAAGGATGTGGCTAAGGCTGTGAAGAGAGTGCTGAGGAGAGATGTGGCCGTTTAA